The sequence GCCCCGATCACCAGGTCGGCACCGGGCACCAGGCGCTCCACCAGGCTGCGGCTGCTGACCAGATTCACCAGCCTGCCGCGGCGGTCGGCCTCCAGCTGGCGCAGGCGCTGGGGCGAACGGTCAAGCAGGAACACTTCGGCGTCCATGGCGGCGGCGATGCGAGCGGCGTTCCAGCCCACGGTGCCGGCCCCCAGCACCACCACCCGGGCCGGCCGCACACCGGTGCAGCCGCCCATCAGGATGCCGCGGCCGCCGTGGGGCTTCTCCAGCAGATGGGCGCCCACCTGGGCCGCCAGCCGACCGGCGATCTCGCTCATCGGCGCCAGCAGGGGCAGGCTGGTGTCTTCCAGCTGCACCGTCTCGTAGGCCACGGAGGTGGTGCCCGCCTCCAGCAGGGCCCGGCCCACGGCCGGGTAGGCGGCGAGGTGCAGATAGGTGAACAGCACCAGGTCGCTGCGCAGGTAGACGAATTCCTCGGGCTGGGGTTCCTTCACCTTCACCACCAGGTGGGCGGCCCAGGCCTCCTCGCAGCTCACCAGCCGGGCGCCGGCGGCACTGAAGTCGGCATCCTCCATGCCGGCGCCGAGGCCGGCGCCCTGCTGCACCCGCACCTCCATGCCCTGGCCCACCAGCTCCCGCACCCCATCGGGGGTGAGGGCCACGCGCCGCTCGTCGCGCTTGATTTCCGTGGGCACACCGATGCTCGCCATCGGCGCTGTGAGGGGAAGGGACGAAGCCTGGGCAGCCATGCAGACGCGGTAGGCGTGTCCCCAGACTGGCTCAGCCAGCGGCGATCGGCATCCGCCAGCCGCTGCCGAAGGCGTGACCGCTCACTTTGAGCACCGGTGCCGCCTGGCGGCGCTTGAACTCCGCCCGCTGCATCAGCCCATGCACACGGGCGGCCAGGGCGGGGTCGCTGCCCTGGGCCACCAGCTCCTCGGGGCTGCGGTGCTCCTCCACCAGGGCCTGGAGCAGGGGGTCGAGCTGGCCGTAGTCGGGGAGCGAGTCGCTGTCGCGCTGGTCGGGGCGCAGTTCAGCGCTGGGGGGCTTCTGGCGGATGGCCGCCCCGACCAGCTCCCCCTCGGCCGGCAAGCCCAGGGCCGCGCGGCAGGCGGACGATTCCGGGCTGTCGAGCCAGGCGCACAGGGCAAAGACGGTGCTCTTGTAGAGATCGCCGATCACGGCCAGGCCCCCGTTCATGTCGCCGTAGAGGGTGCAGTAGCCCACGGCGAGTTCGGATTTGTTGCCCGTGGAGAGCAGCAGCGGGCCGTCCTGGTTGGCCA is a genomic window of Cyanobium sp. NS01 containing:
- the ald gene encoding alanine dehydrogenase, which gives rise to MASIGVPTEIKRDERRVALTPDGVRELVGQGMEVRVQQGAGLGAGMEDADFSAAGARLVSCEEAWAAHLVVKVKEPQPEEFVYLRSDLVLFTYLHLAAYPAVGRALLEAGTTSVAYETVQLEDTSLPLLAPMSEIAGRLAAQVGAHLLEKPHGGRGILMGGCTGVRPARVVVLGAGTVGWNAARIAAAMDAEVFLLDRSPQRLRQLEADRRGRLVNLVSSRSLVERLVPGADLVIGAVLTPGGRAPTLVDEELVQRMKPGSVIVDVAIDQGGCIATSRETTHTEPVHAVHGVQHYAVGNMPGAVPFTSTEALMSVTLPYILVMAGRGLAEAVTDRPELLSGLNTVDGAVCHPGVARALGVSPRHPMACLR